In the bacterium genome, CTTCCAAAAAACGCTGAACGCCTGGATAAACGGCGTCCACTTCGAGCTGCCGGCGGCGGCGGCCGAGTTGTCCCCCCCGCTCGAAATCCTCCGCGCCAACGTAGGGACGTTTTTAACGGAGCTACGCACCCCGTTCTCCTCGCCGGGACCGCGGCAAGAGTTCCTATCGCTAGTCCTCGGTAATAACCGACGGGGCGCCGCGGCGTACGTGCTCGGCCTGCTGAAAACGGGGGCGTCGCTCGAAAGCGTAATAAACGACGTCGTCGGGCCGGCGCTACGGGAAATAGGCTTGCGTTGGCAGCGCAACGCCGTCGGCGTCGCCGACGAGCACGCCGCAACCGACATCTGCCGTTACACGATCTACCGGGCCTTCGACGTCGTCCCGCCGGAACAACCGCTTTCGCGTAAAGCGCTCGTAACCTGCGTCCCGGGCGAAGAACACGAATTGGGCGCGAAGATAACGGCCGACTATCTAGAGTTAAAGGGTTGGCAAGTTTATTATATTGGAAGAAGTCTGCCTACCGAAGAAATCGTCCGGGCTACGGCGGACGAAAAACCGGCGGCGGTTTTATTCGCCGTAACGCTCATTTCGCACCTACCCGCGGCCTGGGAACTCGCGCGCCGCGTCCGCGAAACGACGCCGGAGACGAAGATCGTACTCGGCGGCCGCGCGGCTGTCGTAACCCGGGAACGACTCGGCGAAGTTGCCGACGCCGTCGCGGGAACTTTCGAGGAGGGTTTCGCCGCGGCCTCGTCACTTCCGAGCAACGATGCGTAGCCTCGTAGCCTACAGGATGTTGCTCCACGACCGCGCCTCTACCGCGGGCTCGGTCCTGGGCGTCGTCGCGATATTATTCCTGGTGGGGCAACAGCTCAGCACCATGTTCGGCCTCTTCACGTATATGTCGGTGCTGGTCGACCACTCGGACGCCGACATCTGGATCTGCGGCAAGTTCACGGACAACGCGAACAGCACGGGCCAACTCCCGACGCGCTACGTCGACCGCATAAACGGCCTGGCGGAAATTGAATGGTCGGAACCCGTTATCACCACGGCGGGCGAAACGCGCCGTAAGGACGGCAAGTCGGAGGGCGTGGTAGTCGTGGGGCTGCCGGCGCCGCGGCTTTCGGGCGGACCGTGGGCCTTCGAGCAGGGGTCCATCGAGTCGCTGCTGGACTACGACGGCATTACCGTGGACAACCGCGACCTCGAGCTCTTCGGGAACCCCGAACTCGGCGACGTTTTCGAAGTTAATAAGAAGCGGGTCCGTATCAACGCCGTGACGAAGAAGATAACCAGCTTCGGCGGAACGCTCGTCTTCACGAACCGGACAAAGGCGCGGGAGATATCCAACCTCCCCCCGGGCCGTTGCAGCTACATATTAGTCAAGTTGAAACCGGAGGTCGACGTCGACGAGGCCATCGCCAAAATACGCGCCTTGCTACCGCGGGCCGAAGTCTTCCCCAAGGACGTACTGTCGCGGCTAACGCGCGCCTACTATTTAATAAACACCGGCATAGGCTTCAGCTTCGGCTTTACGACGTTGATGAGCTCCCTCGTCGGCATCGTTATAATTACGCTAACGATGTACACCAGCATTTTAAACCGGGAAAAAGATTTCGCGGTCCTGCGGGCGCTCGGCGGCCGCAAAAAGGATATTTTCGTGATAGTACTTTACCAGGCCGTAATGATAGCCGCCGTGGGAATATTCCTGGGGTTCCTCCTACTCGCGTTCTTCCTCAACGGGACGAGGGATTCCAACCTGGCGAGCTTCGTGCCGTTATGGTTCCCGTTCGTCCACGCGGCGTTTACGCTCGCGCTGTGTCTCGTCGGCTCGCTGTTCGCCATACGGCGCGCAACCCGCATCGAGCCCGCGACGGCGTTCCGCTAACGGCGCGTAACCGGGCCGCTCGATAACATGCCGAAACCGATTCTCGAGTTGGAAGGTATCAGCCGCGACTTTTCCGATGGGAAAGTCACGCAACGCGTCTTGAGCGACGTCAACCTCGCGTTTTACGCCGGCGAGTTCGCCATCGTCGCCGGCCCCTCGGGCAGCGGCAAGACGACGCTGCTGTCCATTATGGGCCTGATATTACGCCCCTCCGAAGGGTGGATATTCATTCAAGGGCAAGACGTCACGGACCTTCCCGAAGACAAGGAAGCCACGCTCCGACTTGAGAATTTCGGCTTCGTCTTTCAAACCCCTACCGAAATACCGGCGCTTACGATAATCGAAAACATATTAGTAGCTAACGCGGTCCAGGGGACGAAGTTACCCCGGGGCTTAAAGGAAAAAGCGTTAACGCTATTGGGCGACTTCGGCCTAAGCGAGTACGCTTACGTTAAACCTCGAACGTTGTCAACAGGCCAAAAGCAGCGCGTCGCCATCGCGCGCGCCCTCATCAACGACCCCGTCCTCGTCCTGTGCGACGAGCCCACGTCCGCGCTCGACGCCGAGAGCAGCGCCGTCGTTTTGGACACGCTGAAGCAACTGTCGCGGGACGACCGCCGCGGCGTCGTGCTCGTCACGCACGACCCGCGCGTCTTCCCCTACGGCGACCGCCTGATAACGCTGGAACACGGCGCCGTCGTGCACGATTCGCGGGAGACGGTCCGGGAGAGGGCCCCGGCATGAAAAAGTATATTAAATGGTTTGTCGTCGGCGCCGCCGTTCTATGCGGCCTGGTATTCATCGTGTGCAACCTCTACAAGTCATCGCGGCCGCCGGCGATTATGAAACCGCCCGACCTGGACCTCTCGCCGGCGCGCGTCTACGGCCGCGTCGAACCCGCCGGCGGCGAGGTGTACGTGAGTCCGAACGTTACCCGCAGCGTGAAGGAGCTATCGGTTAACGAGGGCGACGCGGTCGTCAAAGGACAGGTGCTGTGCGTCCTGGAAAACGACGTCGAGTCGGCGCAGCGCCGCGTCGCGGAAGCGCGCGTCGCGGCCCTCCGCAAATCGGTGGAGCTTACCGCGGATACTTTTAAGCGCAACAAAGAACTCTACGCCGCGGGACGGATATCCGAATACGAATACACCCAGGCGAAGTTGCGGTCGGAGCTGGACGCCCGCGACCTAGACGTCGCGTACGGCGAGCTGGCGTTGGCGCGCGCCCAACTGGAGCAGCTCGAGCTCAGAGCGCCCATCGACGCCGTCGTTTACAAGTTGGACGTGCGCCTGGGCGAGACGCTCGCGGCGGGTGACAACACGCGAATTATACTGGGCCCGACGGACCTGTGGGTTCGGATATACGTAGAATCCTTTTGGGTGGACCGCGTCAAAGAGGGCGCTAAATATAAAATTTACGATGCCGAAACCGGCGAGTACGTCGGCCTCGGAACGGTTATCCAAAGGAACCCCTACCTCGGCGGCCGCGACTTCCAATCCGACGATCTGCAGGAACGCTTCGATACCAAATTCCAAGAGGTCATCTTACGGCTCGAGCCGAAAAAGAAAAATATACCGCTCGGTCTGAACGTCATGGCCGAGCTCGCCGAGAGCCGATAGCGGCCCCTTCGGTAGCAAACGTATGAGGGAATTCGCCAAACCGGTAGTCGTCGTAAGCAGGTGCCTCGATTTCGACGCCGTACGCTACGACGGCTCCATAATACGCGACGAATTCGTCCGCGCTCTCAAACCCCACGTCACTTTCATACCGATTTGCCCCGAAGTCGAAATCGGCCTCGGCATCCCGCGCCAGCCGGTCCGAATCGTGGAGGTTGACGGCGCGCGCCGCCTGGTCCAACCGGCGACGGGCCTGGACTTCACCGCAAAGATGGAATGTTTCGCGGCGTCGTTCCTGGAAGGCCTCGACGCCGTCAACGGCTTCATCCTAAAAAGCCGCTCCCCCACCTCCGGTTTCAAGGACGTAAAGATATACCCCGGTACGGCGAAAACCGCGCCCTCGGGAAAGGGCGCCGGCTTCTTCGGCGGCGCGGTGCTGGCGCGCTTCGGCCATATGGCCGTCGAGGACGAAGGCCGCCTAAAAAACCTCCGCCTGCGCGAGCATTTTCTTACGAAGCTCTTCGCCTTTGCCTCTTTCCGGGAGATAAAGGCCTCGGCCTCGCCGAATGACCTCGTACAATTCCACGCCAAGAACAAGCTCCTGCTTATGGCGTACAATCAAACGCGGATGCGGACGCTGGGCCGCGTCGTCGCGGGGGCAGGCCGAGAACGTCTCGCCGACGCCGTCGCCGCGTACGAAGAAAATTTCTACGCCGCGTTCGCAAGGCCGCCGCGCTATACGGCCGGTATAAACGCCCTCATGCACGGCCTGGGCCACTTCTCGAAGCAGCTAAGTCACGCCGAAAAAGCCTTCTTCCTGGACGAGCTCGAGAGTTACCGCGCGGGCCACGTCCCGCTCAGCGTGCCGTTGAACGTGCTCCGCGGCTACGTCGTTCGCTTCGGCGACGAGTACCTCGCCCGCCAAACGTTCTTTTCGCCGTACCCGGAGGAGTTGACGACGCTCGCCGACTCGGGGAAAGGGCCTCAACTAGGGCAACCTACATGCTTATAAAATACTTTAAAATTGCCAACGCAACACACGGATTATTATATGTTTGGTTGTAAGTAAGCTAAGCGCCGCGGTTGACGGAATCGAGGAGTCTAAGCCCAACACGACCTAAGCCGTTACCGCGTACCAGCTGTAACTTGCAACCGTAGGAAAATACGGATATAATATGTAGGGAAGCGTCGCGAACTCGGTACGAAAGGGGAATATTATGGGAGAAATTAAGGGTTCGCGAAAAGGCTGCGTTAGTGCCGATAGGGAATTCGTTAGAACGGCCATCGTAGGTGGGAGACCACCTCAAGGCGAACAAATCCCCCGCCATATTCCCCGCGGCCTGGAGGTCCTCATAAAGAAGGCCGCGGTCGACCCCGCGTTTAAAAAACTACTCTTCGAAAAACGGGCCGAGGCTGCCGAAGCCATCGGCCTTAAACTTAACGCCACGGAGGAAGCGATGCTCGCCGCCGTTCCCCTCCCCCAACTCGAGGGCATAGTCGCACATACGAAGGTCAGCCCGGGCCTACGGCCCGCATTCCTCGGCTACGCCGCCAGCGCGATGCTGGCGGTTCTGGGGTCGGCGACATTGCTTTCGGACTCGGAAGTCACCCGGACCGGGGGAACGAAACGGGCCGAGGTTAGTACTTCGAAAAAGAGGGCGAACAGAGGGCTAACCGGAAAAGCGGCTAAGAAAGAAAGCGGCAGTTGGCCTTACGCCCTTACCGGGGGAGCAGGAGGGCACGGAAGCGGCGCCGGCATGCGCGGCGATTGGCCCCGCGGAGGATGTGGAAGACTCATCCCCGGCGGTAGCGGCGCCAGCCTAGGCATAAGGCCGGACCGGGTCGCAGAGGCCGAGCGCGGCCGCCCTAAAACTACCCCCGCGAAAAACGGCCGGAGATCGGGGCGTAATCAACTGCGGTACCGCGTATGCATGGGCTCGAGGGTCGACGTCCCGGAGAACTCGAGCCGCGAGCAGCCGGCGCCATATTTCATTACGTTCGAATCCCCGGCGTCAAGCCCAAGGAGCTACCGCTCGGCCGCCAGCATCCGCGACTACGTCGAAAAGAGACTGGCGGGCATTCAAAACGCGTACGACGCGGCCGTGGAGGAAAACCCCTCGCTCGGCGGCGGTAAAATCACCGCGCGGTTCACCGTCGACCCCCAAGGCCGCGTCGTCGACGCCGAAATCGCCGACGATACGCTCGGCGACGATTCGCTCCGCCGCTCGATACTGTCGCGCGTGCTGAGTTGGAAATTCCCGGCCGCGGGCCAAGCGGACGTCGTCGTGGAATATCCGTTTGTATTTATAGCCGAGAAGGGGTAAAATTGCGTCGGCGCCCGACGCGCCTTAACGGTTCAAGCCGTCGACGCCGCATCGCTCGGGTAAATTCGGAGGTATATGGCCGCCAAACGAACGTACGCCACGGACTTCCTCGGGTATTCATTCGCCTTCGCGGCGGCTTCGATAATCGCGCTCGGGCCGGCCGCGGCCGAGGACCGGGCTGAAACCGAACAAACCGAATACGGCGTCGTTCAGGGCTTCGTTATAGACGGCTACGGCGACCCGGTCAGCGGAGCGCTCGTCGCAATCAAAGGCGCGAATCGTTTCGCGACCACTGACGTAGAAGGTTATTACGTCATCAAACCCGTTCCGCCCGGAACGTTTGAAATGAAGGTCTCCCATATCGGGTATGTCGACGCAAGGAAGGCCGACGTTAAAGTGACGGCGGCCTTCATTACCAACGTC is a window encoding:
- a CDS encoding DUF523 and DUF1722 domain-containing protein — protein: MREFAKPVVVVSRCLDFDAVRYDGSIIRDEFVRALKPHVTFIPICPEVEIGLGIPRQPVRIVEVDGARRLVQPATGLDFTAKMECFAASFLEGLDAVNGFILKSRSPTSGFKDVKIYPGTAKTAPSGKGAGFFGGAVLARFGHMAVEDEGRLKNLRLREHFLTKLFAFASFREIKASASPNDLVQFHAKNKLLLMAYNQTRMRTLGRVVAGAGRERLADAVAAYEENFYAAFARPPRYTAGINALMHGLGHFSKQLSHAEKAFFLDELESYRAGHVPLSVPLNVLRGYVVRFGDEYLARQTFFSPYPEELTTLADSGKGPQLGQPTCL
- a CDS encoding ABC transporter permease, yielding MRSLVAYRMLLHDRASTAGSVLGVVAILFLVGQQLSTMFGLFTYMSVLVDHSDADIWICGKFTDNANSTGQLPTRYVDRINGLAEIEWSEPVITTAGETRRKDGKSEGVVVVGLPAPRLSGGPWAFEQGSIESLLDYDGITVDNRDLELFGNPELGDVFEVNKKRVRINAVTKKITSFGGTLVFTNRTKAREISNLPPGRCSYILVKLKPEVDVDEAIAKIRALLPRAEVFPKDVLSRLTRAYYLINTGIGFSFGFTTLMSSLVGIVIITLTMYTSILNREKDFAVLRALGGRKKDIFVIVLYQAVMIAAVGIFLGFLLLAFFLNGTRDSNLASFVPLWFPFVHAAFTLALCLVGSLFAIRRATRIEPATAFR
- a CDS encoding ABC transporter ATP-binding protein encodes the protein MPKPILELEGISRDFSDGKVTQRVLSDVNLAFYAGEFAIVAGPSGSGKTTLLSIMGLILRPSEGWIFIQGQDVTDLPEDKEATLRLENFGFVFQTPTEIPALTIIENILVANAVQGTKLPRGLKEKALTLLGDFGLSEYAYVKPRTLSTGQKQRVAIARALINDPVLVLCDEPTSALDAESSAVVLDTLKQLSRDDRRGVVLVTHDPRVFPYGDRLITLEHGAVVHDSRETVRERAPA
- a CDS encoding cobalamin B12-binding domain-containing protein translates to MSVDSLISVKDLLLALPPPSAGSAAAFRRNLPKLLVLVNEKASIETRYCDDYCASDRLRTVEESHTLLGQLLESVYELGLYGVLADEFAWYTSTLSSRGFDENFFQKTLNAWINGVHFELPAAAAELSPPLEILRANVGTFLTELRTPFSSPGPRQEFLSLVLGNNRRGAAAYVLGLLKTGASLESVINDVVGPALREIGLRWQRNAVGVADEHAATDICRYTIYRAFDVVPPEQPLSRKALVTCVPGEEHELGAKITADYLELKGWQVYYIGRSLPTEEIVRATADEKPAAVLFAVTLISHLPAAWELARRVRETTPETKIVLGGRAAVVTRERLGEVADAVAGTFEEGFAAASSLPSNDA
- a CDS encoding HlyD family efflux transporter periplasmic adaptor subunit, with translation MKKYIKWFVVGAAVLCGLVFIVCNLYKSSRPPAIMKPPDLDLSPARVYGRVEPAGGEVYVSPNVTRSVKELSVNEGDAVVKGQVLCVLENDVESAQRRVAEARVAALRKSVELTADTFKRNKELYAAGRISEYEYTQAKLRSELDARDLDVAYGELALARAQLEQLELRAPIDAVVYKLDVRLGETLAAGDNTRIILGPTDLWVRIYVESFWVDRVKEGAKYKIYDAETGEYVGLGTVIQRNPYLGGRDFQSDDLQERFDTKFQEVILRLEPKKKNIPLGLNVMAELAESR
- a CDS encoding carboxypeptidase regulatory-like domain-containing protein, which encodes MAAKRTYATDFLGYSFAFAAASIIALGPAAAEDRAETEQTEYGVVQGFVIDGYGDPVSGALVAIKGANRFATTDVEGYYVIKPVPPGTFEMKVSHIGYVDARKADVKVTAAFITNVNFILGPGPLTKDRANGVIEGRVVDATGYPLTQARVRILENGSAAETGADGAFSFGPLEPGFYTVRAECACYLFQTGRVVVVAGEVTPVQFVLWPDPRLIQFGL
- a CDS encoding AgmX/PglI C-terminal domain-containing protein, whose amino-acid sequence is MGSRVDVPENSSREQPAPYFITFESPASSPRSYRSAASIRDYVEKRLAGIQNAYDAAVEENPSLGGGKITARFTVDPQGRVVDAEIADDTLGDDSLRRSILSRVLSWKFPAAGQADVVVEYPFVFIAEKG